Within Sorangiineae bacterium MSr11367, the genomic segment CGCGTGCGCTCGGGGGACGTCATGTGCATCGGAAGCAACGTAAGCGGACTACTAGGACGAGACACGTTTGATGCGCCCCAGGCAAATGTCGCGGCGCCCGTCGCACTCCCCACGAACAAGGTCGCCGCAAAACAGCTGGCGATGGGATTCGGACATGCCTGTGCGTTGCTGAACGATGGAACGGTCTGGTGTTGGGGAGCTAACTTCTATGGAACTCTGGGCGCCGGTCACAGCAACGGCACCTCAGTCGAGCCTCGATCATCGAGCCTTCCGCTCCAGGTTCAAGACCTGCCTGGTTCCGCGATCGGTATCGCCGCCGGCGCGGGATTTACATGCGCTCTTTTGTCGAATCAAACCGTCATGTGCTGGGGCAGAAACCAGTCGGGGACCCTAGGCCAAGGCACGCTCGATAGCCTTCCGCACGTCACACCGGTGAGGGTTTGGCTTTGAGCAACTATCTTTCTTCGCCGAAGTGAAACCATTGCGTCGGATGCACGCGCAGAAAGGCCGTCACGGCATCGGCGACCTTTTGCGCTGCCGCCGTGAGCTCATCGCCGGACGCGCGACGCGGAAGGAAGATGGGCGGCAAGGCCTCGAGTTGGTAGCGGCGGTATCCTAGGCGCGAGCAGAAGATGGGCACGAGGGGCGCGCCCGACACTTGCGCAAGGCGCAGGGGGCCCAACGGGATTTCGCCCGGTGCGCCAAGGAGACGAACCGGCGCGGTGCGAATCCCCGGCGGCACACGGTCGACCTGTAGGGCCACGACGCCGCCCGATTGTAGGTGACGAAGCAGCGGCAACGAGTCGAGGGGGTCCATCCCGACGTGGGCCACGAGAAGCCCCGACTTGCGGCGCGCTTCGTCCTGGAGCTCGCGGGCACGGGCGTCGCGTTCGGGCTCCATGACCATCATGACCTTCAACCCGATGCGGGAGAAGAACGGCCCC encodes:
- a CDS encoding lysophospholipid acyltransferase family protein, whose translation is MPKPLAALAHDGLFWRRIAAWGAQQGPEWWVKHSPAFFGLAGAVFVPSARRKVVSNLRRIRGDASPLREVVETGRTFTNYAGCLAEVLSNGSKNGRLPEAELIGRERVLEAAAHNKGLVVVTIHTGGWETVGPFFSRIGLKVMMVMEPERDARARELQDEARRKSGLLVAHVGMDPLDSLPLLRHLQSGGVVALQVDRVPPGIRTAPVRLLGAPGEIPLGPLRLAQVSGAPLVPIFCSRLGYRRYQLEALPPIFLPRRASGDELTAAAQKVADAVTAFLRVHPTQWFHFGEER